CGCTCTCTGCGATTCTCGGAGTTCGATCTTGATGATATGGCCGGAACAGTCAGCGCGGATGCTGGGCCTGCTCTCGAAGCTAGCCCGCTGCTGCGTGCTCCAACGCCCGCTCTACCCACTTGTTGATACTTTCTCCCTCGCGGTCAGCAGCTACGGCGATCTCTCTGTGCAGGGATGGATTGAGTCGCACCACAAACTTCCCCGAATAGGGACGTCGTGGCTCGACACCTCGTTTTTTGCACACTTTGAGGTAGAACTTTACCGATTCCTCAAATTCCTTCTGGAGCTCTTTTACGGTAGCCCCCTCAAAGGAGATCACGTCTGCCAGATTTCCAACTCGACCGTGAAGAACCCCGCGCGCCTCATCCAACATTATACGAGCGACGTAATCACCGAATATCATCGTAGCCATTTGGTGCTCCTTCCTGGATAAGGTTCACGATCACGGAGTGATCCCCGCGTCTCTCAGCAAGTCCCGAATATCCCGGACAGTATGCTGTCCGACCACCGAAGCAGGGTGCGGTCTGTGTATCGCTGACCGTTTGCAGCACCCAGGGTCATTCCACCGCCGCACATTTCGCTGCACTTTTCGCGTGTGGACATTCTAACGTACGCGGGCTTCATCCTGATTGGCGTGATCATCGCGGCGGCGCTCGCGATCGGCTTCCTCGATGTTGTGCGAGGCACTCCCGTCACTTCCGTTGGTGCCCCTGGCGAAGACACATGCTGCCCCGCAATCGCCGACCCGGCATTCCGCGAGCATCTAGAGCTTCTGACCCACATCGATCTCGATCCGGGTCACGAGATCGAGCTCTTCATCAATGGCGACGAAACGTACCCGCGGCTTTGGGATGATCTGCGTTCCGCGAAGACGTCGATCACGATGCAGCTCTACTACTGCAACAAGGGTCGGATGGCCGACGAGCTTCTCGAGATCCTTCTCGATCGGGCCCGGGCGGGAGTGGACATCTATTTTCTCCACGATGCATTCGGCACCACACTTCCCGATGAATACTTCGAGAAGTTACGCGTCGCCGGTGTGACGGCCCGGCCATTTCGGCCCATTGGAATCCGATCGCTGCACAAGGCACAGCACCGCGCCCACATTCGAGTAATCGTTGTCGATGGAGTCATCGGATACACCGGTGGATTCGGGATCGACGACAAGTGGTATGGCGACGGTCGCTCCAAAGGCGCGTGGCGCGACACCAACGTCAGGTTCATCGGGCCGGCCGTCCGGCAGCTACAGGCAACCTTCATAGTCTGCTGGGCCGAGGCATCTGGGAATCTCCTCACCGGCCAGAAACTGCTTCCGGAATCGAGCCGGCCCGCTCACGACAGCGGCGACTCGGTTGCCGCCGGACTTCTTCACGCCTCACCGACAGTCGGCAGCACATCGGCCGAGCGCTTCTTCGTTCTCTCAGCGGCCGCAGCGCGTGAACGGTTCTACCTCTCGAATTCCTACTTCGTGCCCGACAGGGCGTTCCGGACGTTTCTGTGTGACGCGGCAAAGCGCGGCGTCGACGTCAGAATTCTCACGGTCAGCGAAGAGACCGACGTGAAGAGCACATGGTATGCGGGTCGCGCACGCTACGAGGAGCTGCTGCGCGGCGGCGTCCGCATCTTCGAGTACAAGCCGTCGATGATGCACGCGAAGACGCTGGTGGTCGACGGACTCTGGTCATCGGTGGGAAGCATGAACGCCGACAACCGCTCGATGTCGTTCAACGAGGAATCGAACCTGATGGTGCTTGACCCCGCCATAGGAACGAAGATGGAGGCGATGTTCGTGGAGGATCTTGGCTACTCCGAGGAGATACTGCTGCCGACGTTCGTCCAGCGAGGATGGAGGGCCAAGGTCGCGGAGTCGGCCTGCTATCTCGTTCGGAGGGTTTTGTAGAAGAACCTGCGGATTGTCACGTGATGATCGTAACTGGAGCAAGGCCGCGTCGTCGTATCCGTCCGCGTGCCGCCTTGACTTCCATCCGGGAAGGTGCATTATCCCGGTCTCTCAGCCCGCAGAAATCAACCGTGTATAGACAATGCTGCGGTGCCGTTTCAGGATTTACTCTGGCTGCCCTGCTTATCAGTGCCAGCCCGGCAACAGTGGCATCCGCCCCGCACGTTCCGCCCGAGAGAATCTCCGCCAACGACAATCGCACCTCCGCCGGTACGCTCAGGAACGGGGTGCTCGACGTTTCGCTCGAGATCCGCAACGGAACATGGTTTCCCGAGGCAGATGACGGGGCGAGTGTTTCAATTCAGGCATTTGCCGAGTACGGACGTCCGGCTTCTACTCCCGGGCCGCTCATTCGCGTTCCCGAAGGAACCGAGATCCGCGTCACCCTCAGGAATACTCTCACTGATTCGGCAGTGCGGATATATGGTCTGCATACGCGTCCATCATCTGACGATGCCGGCATGCTGGTGCCCGCCGGAGGTGTGAAAACAGTCCGGTTTATCGCCGGCGCGGCGGGCACCTACTATTACTGGGGCACCAGCGCCGAAAAAAAGCTCGACAGCCGGATCGACGTCGAGAGCCAGCTGTCGGGCGCATTGGTCATCGACCCGCGCTCCGCGAAACAGCACGCAGACAGAATCTTCGTGATGGGACTCTGGTTCGAGGAGGCATCGGTCGTCAATGGCGTGAAGAAGCCCGAACGCGAAGTCCTTGTGATCAACGGCAAATCGTGGCCGCACACGGAGCGGTTCACTTTCACGGTGGGCGACTCGGTTCGTTGGCGGTGGGTGAACCCCACTCCTTCGACCCACCCGATGCACCTCCACGGATTCTATTACTCGGTGAATAGCCGCGGAGGCACGGGGGCTGACACGGTATACACACCAAGTGAGCGACGGCTCGTCAACACCGAGCTGATGCAGATCGGCAGCACCATGAATATTGCCTGGGTTCCGGAGAAACCGGGTAACTGGGTGTTTCACTGTCACTTTGCCTTTCATGTTTCACCCGAGGCGTCGCTCAGACCTCATGTGGCGCCTGCGGTTGGAGTGCCCATTACACACGCGCACGTCAGGCCGCACTCCATGGCGGGTCTGGTGATCGGCATGACTGTCCTCCCACGCGCGGGCATTCGGCAGGCCCGTTCGACTGGCGAGCCACGACGGATGCGCCTCCTTCTGCAATCGTCACCGAAGAAGTTCGGCGACAATCCCGCCATCGGGTTCGTATTGCAGGACGGAAAGGCCGAGCCGAGGCGCGACTCGGTATCGATGCCGGGACCGACGCTGTTTCTCAAGCGGGATCAGCCGGTTCGCATCACGGTTGTCAATCATCTTGCGGAGCCGAGTGCCGTGCACTGGCACGGCATCGAGCTGGAGAGCTTTGCCGACGGCGTTCCCAACTGGAGCGGGATGCCCGGACGACTGATGGCTGCAATCGCGCCGGCTGATTCGTTCGTGGCGGAGTTTACTCCTCCTCGCTCAGGGACGTTCATCTATCATTCTCATTTGAATGAAGGGACACAAATAAATTCCGGAATGTATGGCGCACTCATAGTCACGGATGATCCCGACAGGTACGATCCGACGAAGGACAAGGTGATTCTGGTTGGGGGCGGCGGGCCAGCACCAGCCGGAAGTGTCGACGCTCCCGGGTTCGTCAACGGAAGCCGCGAGCCGGCGCCTCTCGAACTGGAAGCGGGGACGACCTACCGATTGCGACTGATCAACATCCATCCCGACTGGCGGGTCGAGTTCGCGCTCGGGACCGATACGACTACCGCGCAATGGCGTCCGGTGGCGAAGGACGGCGCCGATCTCCCCGCATCGCAGTCTACTATGCGCTCCGCGTACCTCATCACGGGCCCCGGTGAGACGGCGGACTTCGAGTTTACGCCCACTGTAGCGGGGAACATGCGGCTGCAGGTGAAGACGAGAGCGCCGGGGTGGACTGTACCGGTCGATGTGATTGTGCGGAATGCGAGGCGGGCGGTGATTTCGGGAAGGTGAGCGCGCCAGGGGGGCGCCGCGAATCACCCCTCGTATCCATCGGCCCATTCGTGTGACAACGGTGCGTGGCAGACCGTTCTGACCGATGCTTTCCCGAGCGAAGCGTCCGTGATCTCTGACTTGGCGCAGGAGGCCTCGAAGGTTGCTTTGCGGCAGAACAGGGTGCAAAGCATGTTCGCCGCCCGGCATCGACTCATTGTTTGCATCGCCGCGCTTGCGTTTCGCCGGGAGGCAAATAAATACAAGCCATGAAGCCACCGCCGACTCCACTGCGACAAGGCATAATCCTCATTAACAAACGTCCGGCTTGTACTCGTGCCTAGTCTGAAGTTTTCAAGGTTTCTCCCTTGCGGGTATTTGATCTGGCTGGCCCGCTCAGTCGCTGCTGCGGCATTGCTGGTGGCGTCAGTTTTGCCGGCCGCTGCACAGGGCGTTGCCAGCTCCGGCATCCGCGGCAGCGTCCGTGCCGAGTCCGGTGGGGATGCTGATAATGCGCGCGTTCGCGTGACTCACTCGGCGACCGGCTTTACCGTGGAGGTCGACGCTCGACGCGGTCGGTTCCTCATTCAGGGCCTCGAGCCAGGTGGTCCCTACACAGTCTCAGTACGGTTACTCGGATTTGTTGCGCAGCAACGCGAGCGAGTTGTGCTCGAGCTCGGCGAACTGCGCAACATGGACTTCGTGCTTCAGCCAGTCATCGTCGAGCTGAAGGCAATGGAGATCGCCGGCAGCGACAATAGCTCGCTCAGCGCTGTCCACGCTCATGGTGGAACCGCCGCCACGATCAGCGAAGCACTGCTTCGCCAGCTACCGACACTGAACCGCGACCTCTATGACTTTGTCCGGCTGGTGCCGCAGATCTCTACCAAAATCGGGCTTTCCAACGCAGGGTTCTCCGGCGGGGGGGTCGGGTTTCGGTTCAACAACTTCCTTATCAACGGCGTTTCGGAGCGGACGCTGAGCGGAAATGTCTCGAACGCGTTCGGTGGTGCGAAGTCAATTCCACTGGACGCGGTACAGGAGTACCAGGTGCTTCTCGCACCGTATGACGTCCGGTACGGAGACTTCGCCGGCGCGCTGATCAATGCCGTTACGAAGGCAGGGACAAACACAATGGGCGGTTCGGGATTCGTCTACGGCAGAAACGACCGTCTCACGCGGCGCACCGCCCCCGATGGAGCGACTGCCTACGACCGGGCACAGTACGGCTTTTCGCTCGGCGGTCCGCTCGTGCATAATCGACTGCACTTCTTTATTGCGCCCGAGTGGCAGCATTTTACCTATCCCGCTCAAGGACCTTACATCGGGCAGCCGCAGAGCGCCGCACGCGCTGTCCCGGTGGCCGAAAAGGATATCACGCGGCTTAATGAGATCATGCGGAGTTACGGTCTGATAGCGGGCTCGAGCGGACCCGTAGAAAACGGCAATCCGCTGCGGAACGTTTTCTCGCGTCTCGATCTGGCACTCCCCGCATCGAACAGTCGAATCGTGTTGTGGAATCACCTGAGCAATAGCGACGACGTCGCGTTTTCACGTGCCGCGCTGGACACGTTCTCGCTTTCTTCCAACCAGGTCACGCGGGTCTCGAAGTCGAGGCTGAGCTCGGTTCAGCTACATACGGCACTCCCGCGCGCAGGCGGTGGCCACAACGAGCTGGTAGTGTCCAATCGCTCCCAGAGTCTGGTTCCTCATGCCGACGTTCATCAGCCGCTGGTGCGAGTGGCGGTGCCGAGTGTGTCAGGTGGACGCGTAACGGTCAACACCGGAACGCATGAAACTGCGCAGGAAACCTGGATCCGGTCTTCCTCGAT
The nucleotide sequence above comes from Gemmatimonadaceae bacterium. Encoded proteins:
- a CDS encoding multicopper oxidase domain-containing protein, whose translation is MASAPHVPPERISANDNRTSAGTLRNGVLDVSLEIRNGTWFPEADDGASVSIQAFAEYGRPASTPGPLIRVPEGTEIRVTLRNTLTDSAVRIYGLHTRPSSDDAGMLVPAGGVKTVRFIAGAAGTYYYWGTSAEKKLDSRIDVESQLSGALVIDPRSAKQHADRIFVMGLWFEEASVVNGVKKPEREVLVINGKSWPHTERFTFTVGDSVRWRWVNPTPSTHPMHLHGFYYSVNSRGGTGADTVYTPSERRLVNTELMQIGSTMNIAWVPEKPGNWVFHCHFAFHVSPEASLRPHVAPAVGVPITHAHVRPHSMAGLVIGMTVLPRAGIRQARSTGEPRRMRLLLQSSPKKFGDNPAIGFVLQDGKAEPRRDSVSMPGPTLFLKRDQPVRITVVNHLAEPSAVHWHGIELESFADGVPNWSGMPGRLMAAIAPADSFVAEFTPPRSGTFIYHSHLNEGTQINSGMYGALIVTDDPDRYDPTKDKVILVGGGGPAPAGSVDAPGFVNGSREPAPLELEAGTTYRLRLINIHPDWRVEFALGTDTTTAQWRPVAKDGADLPASQSTMRSAYLITGPGETADFEFTPTVAGNMRLQVKTRAPGWTVPVDVIVRNARRAVISGR
- a CDS encoding phospholipase D-like domain-containing protein, translating into MDILTYAGFILIGVIIAAALAIGFLDVVRGTPVTSVGAPGEDTCCPAIADPAFREHLELLTHIDLDPGHEIELFINGDETYPRLWDDLRSAKTSITMQLYYCNKGRMADELLEILLDRARAGVDIYFLHDAFGTTLPDEYFEKLRVAGVTARPFRPIGIRSLHKAQHRAHIRVIVVDGVIGYTGGFGIDDKWYGDGRSKGAWRDTNVRFIGPAVRQLQATFIVCWAEASGNLLTGQKLLPESSRPAHDSGDSVAAGLLHASPTVGSTSAERFFVLSAAAARERFYLSNSYFVPDRAFRTFLCDAAKRGVDVRILTVSEETDVKSTWYAGRARYEELLRGGVRIFEYKPSMMHAKTLVVDGLWSSVGSMNADNRSMSFNEESNLMVLDPAIGTKMEAMFVEDLGYSEEILLPTFVQRGWRAKVAESACYLVRRVL
- a CDS encoding type II toxin-antitoxin system HicB family antitoxin gives rise to the protein MATMIFGDYVARIMLDEARGVLHGRVGNLADVISFEGATVKELQKEFEESVKFYLKVCKKRGVEPRRPYSGKFVVRLNPSLHREIAVAADREGESINKWVERALEHAAAG